A window of the Juglans microcarpa x Juglans regia isolate MS1-56 chromosome 5D, Jm3101_v1.0, whole genome shotgun sequence genome harbors these coding sequences:
- the LOC121264288 gene encoding uncharacterized protein LOC121264288, translated as MGKTEEDRAVPAGVGPQSQDQNAQTQWCGNCGFGWCCGGFRRLIGLRCLFVLLLSAAVFLSAIFWLPPFLQFADHRDLDLDSKFKDHDIVASFYLKKPISLLEDNISQLEEDILNEIGFSTTKVVILSLEPIARSNTTKVVFGVDPDAKYSVISQTTQSFIRANFVSLVIQQLSLRLTTTLFGEPFFFEVLKFPGGITIIPPQSAFLLQKVQILFNFTLNSPIYQIQLNFNKLTSQLKSGLRLAPYENLYVSLSNSKGSTVAAPTVVQSSVLLAVGNTPSTQRLKQLAQTITHSHSRNLGLNNTVFGRVKQVRLSSILQHSLHGGDGSGPSPSPAPLPHPHHRRHHHHHHHHHHHHHHHHDTHLDPAISPAPSIERGVPAAQRGAPAPKDGSPAPKRSLPAPEKSYEAKPPGCQLGYRRSSKGHASKHSHFAPTVAPYISPYYPVASPKAQVVPPAPIYHTIPGSSPLPNVVFAHVQPPTKSDSDSGHSDTVPAFAPSPSSSCAGFLTAQLPFYLFLALVLHL; from the exons ATGGGGAAGACAGAGGAGGACCGGGCGGTGCCAGCTGGAGTGGGTCCCCAGTCGCAGGACCAGAATGCGCAGACCCAGTGGTGTGGGAACTGTGGCTTTGGGTGGTGTTGTGGGGGGTTTCGGAGGCTCATTGGGCTCAGATGTCTCTTCGTCCTTCTGCTCTCGGCGGCCGTCTTCCTCTCCGCTATATTTTGGCTGCCCCCGTTTCTTCAGTTCGCAGATCACCGGGATCTGGATCTCGATTCAAAGTTCAAAG ATCATGATATAGTGGCAAGTTTTTATCTTAAGAAGCCGATTTCTTTGCTGGAAGACAATATCTCACAGCTAGAGGAAGACATACTTAATGAGATAGGCTTTTCTACCACCAAA GTGGTCATCTTATCTCTGGAACCCATAGCTAGATCAAACACAACAAAGGTTGTATTTGGGGTTGACCCTGATGCAAAATATTCAGTAATATCCCAAACTACTCAAAGTTTTATCAGGGCAAATTTTGTTTCTCTGGTTATACAGCAACTTTCTCTTCGCCTGACTACAACCTTGTTTGGGGAACCATTCTTTTTTGAGGTTCTAAAATTCCCAGGAGGAATTACTATCATCCCCCCGCAGAGTGCATTTCTTTTGCAGAAAGTACAAATCCTTTTCAACTTTACTTTAAACTCCCCTATCTATCAAATACAATTGAATTTTAATAAACTGACGAGCCAGCTGAAGTCAGGATTACGCTTGGCACCCTATGAG AACTTGTACGTTAGCTTATCAAACTCAAAAGGTTCAACAGTAGCTGCGCCCACCGTTGTTCAGTCATCTGTTCTCCTGGCTGTTGGGAATACTCCCTCAACACAAAGATTAAAGCAACTGGCTCAGACCATCACACATTCTCATTCAAGAAACCTTGGCCTGAACAACACTGTATTTGGTAGGGTTAAGCAAGTTCGGCTTTCATCCATATTGCAACACTCCCTCCATGGTGGTGATGGCAGTGGCCCCTCACCTTCTCCTGCACCTCTGCCTCATCCCCACCACcgccgccaccaccaccaccaccaccatcaccaccaccatcaccaccATCACCATGATACTCATCTAGATCCTGCAATTTCTCCTGCTCCTTCAATCGAGAGGGGGGTGCCTGCAGCTCAAAGAGGTGCGCCTGCACCTAAGGATGGTTCACCTGCACCGAAGAGAAGTTTGCCAGCACCCGAGAAAAGTTATGAAGCAAAGCCTCCTGGTTGCCAACTTGGATATAGGAGGAGTTCTAAAGGGCATGCCAGTAAGCACTCTCACTTTGCCCCTACTGTTGCACCATATATTTCTCCTTATTATCCTGTGGCCTCACCAAAAGCGCAAGTAGTCCCACCAGCTCCCATTTATCATACAATTCCTGGTTCTAGTCCTTTGCCAAATGTTGTTTTTGCTCACGTTCAGCCCCCAACGAAGAGTGACTCAGATTCAGGACATTCTGACACTGTGCCTGCATTTGCACCATCACCATCTTCAT CTTGTGCAGGTTTTCTTACTGCTCAATTGCCATTTTATCTGTTCCTCGCTCTCGTATTACATCTATAA
- the LOC121264286 gene encoding polyol transporter 5-like, translating to MADLKSQNNVILAGQLPKTLEDFDPPKKPGRNMYAIACATLASLTSVLLGYDIGVMSGAIIYIQKDLKISDLQVEVLAGILNLYCLIGSCAAGRTSDWIGRRYTIVVAQVIFFVGAILMGLATNYAFLMVGRFVAGVGVGFGLMIAPVYTAEISPASTRGFLTSFPDFFINVGILLGYVSNYGFSKLPTHLGWRLMLGAGAVPSVILGIVVLGMPESPRWLVMQGRLGDAKKVLGKTSDSKEEADTRLADIKGAAGIPENCIDDIVPVLKQNRGEDVWKELFLHPTLVVRHALIAGVGIHFFQQITGIDSVVLYSPRIFAKAGIESTNDKLLATMAVGFTKTIFILLATFLLDRIGRRPLLLSSVAGMIFSLAMLGTGMTIVKHSDTKLTWAVALCISMVLAFVAFFSIGMGPITWVYSSEIFPLRLRAQGTSIGVAVNRVASGVISMTFLSLSRGITFGGAFFLYASIATVSWFFFYFMLPETQGRTLEDMEGLFGNFGWKFAEFKKKKQQQNHDLNKEVSNGNDRGQIQLGTNGLT from the exons ATGGCTGACctgaaatctcaaaataatgtCATTTTAGCTGGCCAACTCCCGAAAACTCTGGAGGATTTTGATCCTCCAAAGAAACCCGGAAGGAACATGTATGCTATTGCTTGTGCTACTTTGGCCTCCCTGACTTCCGTCTTACTGGGTTATG ATATTGGAGTAATGAGTGGAGCAATAATATACATCCAAAAAGATCTCAAAATTTCGGACTTGCAGGTCGAAGTCCTCGCCGGGATACTTAACCTCTACTGCCTCATTGGTTCCTGCGCAGCCGGCAGAACCTCCGACTGGATAGGCCGCCGCTACACCATCGTGGTAGCCCAAGTCATCTTCTTTGTCGGAGCTATCCTCATGGGCTTGGCCACCAACTACGCCTTTCTCATGGTTGGCCGTTTCGTTGCCGGCGTCGGCGTCGGTTTCGGGCTCATGATTGCCCCAGTCTACACCGCCGAGATCTCTCCGGCCTCCACTCGTGGTTTCCTCACCTCCTTCCCTGAC TTCTTCATCAATGTTGGGATATTGCTGGGGTACGTTTCGAATTACGGTTTCTCTAAGCTCCCAACTCATTTGGGTTGGCGGCTGATGCTGGGCGCGGGTGCAGTCCCTTCTGTTATACTCGGCATCGTCGTTTTAGGCATGCCAGAGTCACCAAGGTGGCTGGTCATGCAGGGTCGACTCGGTGACGCGAAGAAAGTCCTTGGTAAAACCTCAGACTCCAAAGAGGAGGCCGATACAAGACTAGCAGACATTAAAGGAGCAGCTGGTATTCCTGAAAATTGCATAGACGACATCGTTCCGGTGCTTAAACAGAATCGTGGTGAGGACGTTTGGAAAGAATTATTCCTCCATCCTACACTGGTGGTTCGCCATGCCTTAATCGCAGGCGTAGGAATCCATTTCTTCCAACAAATAACGGGTATCGACTCCGTAGTTTTGTACAGCCCGAGAATCTTTGCGAAGGCTGGAATCGAGTCGACGAACGACAAGCTACTCGCGACAATGGCCGTTGGGTTCACCAAGACCATTTTCATCTTGCTGGCTACGTTCTTGCTGGACAGGATCGGACGGAGACCCTTACTCCTCAGCAGTGTCGCCGGCATGATTTTTTCTCTCGCAATGCTCGGAACAGGCATGACGATCGTCAAACACTCGGATACAAAATTAACGTGGGCAGTGGCTCTGTGCATTTCCATGGTTCTAGCATTCGTTGCTTTCTTCTCCATCGGGATGGGGCCCATCACTTGGGTATACAGCTCGGAGATCTTCCCGTTGAGGCTACGAGCTCAGGGCACCAGTATCGGAGTGGCGGTGAACCGGGTGGCGAGCGGGGTCATCTCCATGACTTTCCTCTCGCTGAGCCGCGGAATCACCTTTGGTGGGGCATTCTTTCTCTACGCATCGATTGCCACGGTATCATGGTTCTTCTTTTACTTCATGCTACCGGAAACACAAGGTCGAACCCTCGAGGACATGGAGGGGTTGTTCGGAAATTTCGGATGGAAGTTCGCTGAattcaagaagaagaagcagcagcaaAATCATGACCTGAACAAGGAAGTCAGTAATGGGAATGACAGAGGTCAAATTCAGTTAGGTACTAACGGGCTGACTTAA